The following proteins are co-located in the Rhodococcus opacus B4 genome:
- a CDS encoding enoyl-CoA hydratase/isomerase family protein, protein MTEPAAAHPTRLERVRTDAGAEIAILTFAHGPLNLFDQAMFDAVQADVAALAEDPPRAVLLRAEGKVVSAGVDVHVFDGLTAEQGADLWQELFAEICHPLEALPCPVVYAAHGLTLTAAFEIALACDIILAAPKAKFGLVETVVGLTPSMGGPQRLAERAGSGRARELVMTGDLYDAATLHAWGVVNAVHEDVDAQARALAARLADGPTRAHDATKQIISAWRSGGVAHADSITPDVSGALFETDDLRGAVRSFLDVGPGKATYRGR, encoded by the coding sequence ATGACTGAGCCTGCCGCCGCGCATCCCACCCGACTCGAGCGTGTCCGGACCGACGCCGGTGCCGAGATCGCGATCCTGACATTCGCGCACGGCCCGCTGAATCTCTTCGACCAGGCGATGTTCGACGCCGTGCAGGCCGACGTCGCGGCGCTCGCCGAGGATCCGCCGCGCGCGGTGCTGCTGCGCGCCGAGGGCAAGGTGGTGTCGGCGGGAGTGGACGTCCACGTGTTCGACGGGCTCACCGCGGAGCAGGGCGCGGACCTGTGGCAGGAGTTGTTCGCCGAGATCTGCCATCCCCTGGAGGCGCTGCCGTGCCCCGTCGTGTACGCGGCGCACGGGCTGACGCTGACCGCCGCCTTCGAGATCGCGCTCGCCTGCGACATCATCCTCGCCGCGCCGAAGGCGAAGTTCGGACTGGTCGAGACGGTCGTGGGCCTGACCCCGTCGATGGGCGGTCCGCAGCGGCTGGCCGAGCGGGCGGGATCCGGCCGCGCCCGGGAACTGGTGATGACCGGCGATCTGTACGACGCCGCGACGCTGCACGCCTGGGGTGTGGTCAACGCCGTCCACGAAGACGTCGACGCGCAGGCCCGCGCGCTCGCCGCACGCCTGGCGGACGGGCCGACCCGCGCACACGACGCCACGAAGCAGATCATCTCCGCGTGGCGGTCGGGTGGAGTCGCGCACGCCGACTCGATCACCCCCGACGTGTCGGGTGCGCTGTTCGAGACCGACGACCTCCGGGGTGCGGTCCGCAGCTTCCTCGACGTCGGCCCGGGCAAGGCGACGTACCGGGGCCGGTAG
- a CDS encoding FAD-binding oxidoreductase, with protein sequence MDSLRAALAGVVGERFVTVDADVLATRATDHTGRYSGRASALVRPADAAEVSAVLGICRRAGVKVTVQGGRTGLEAGTVPEHDDVLLSTERLTSGGAVDGENLRVTVGAGVTLAAVRRAASDAGLLFGVDLASRDSATIGGMVSTNAGGLHTVRYGHMSAQVLGLEVVLPDGAIVRRTMRVGAENCGYDLPALWVGSEGTLGVVTTVDLTLHPVPEFRVTALAGFAQLSGLIDAVRVVRRLAGVDAVEMLDGRGLELASSRLGFAIPTGLPWYLLVDLAGHRDLTGELAGALERCDPGDEPAVGIDPAGRARVWAAREAFAEVVGLFGPPLKFDAALPLDALAAFVADGVALVASRAPDAVPIFFGHVADGNVHLNVLRCPDESVLYRPVTELIRDHGGNIASEHGVGAHKRNYLDLALSREDITAMWSIKRAFDPDDYLNPAVMFPDWLRRPR encoded by the coding sequence GTGGACTCGCTGCGTGCGGCGCTGGCCGGAGTCGTCGGGGAACGGTTCGTGACGGTGGACGCGGACGTGCTCGCTACTCGCGCGACCGACCACACGGGCCGCTACAGCGGGCGGGCGAGCGCACTGGTCCGGCCCGCGGATGCCGCGGAAGTGTCGGCCGTGCTGGGCATCTGCCGCCGAGCCGGGGTGAAGGTCACGGTGCAGGGTGGCCGCACCGGACTCGAGGCGGGCACGGTTCCCGAGCACGACGACGTGCTTCTGTCGACGGAACGGCTGACGTCGGGCGGCGCCGTCGACGGCGAGAATCTGCGCGTCACCGTCGGCGCCGGGGTCACCCTCGCCGCGGTGCGCCGCGCAGCATCCGACGCCGGACTGCTGTTCGGCGTCGACCTCGCGTCCCGCGATTCCGCGACGATCGGCGGCATGGTGTCGACCAACGCCGGCGGGCTGCACACCGTGCGGTACGGCCACATGTCCGCTCAGGTACTCGGGCTCGAAGTGGTGCTCCCCGACGGCGCGATCGTTCGGCGCACCATGCGGGTGGGCGCCGAGAATTGCGGATACGACCTGCCCGCGCTGTGGGTGGGCAGCGAGGGCACGCTCGGCGTGGTCACCACCGTCGACCTCACACTCCACCCGGTTCCGGAGTTCCGCGTGACCGCCCTCGCCGGCTTCGCACAACTGTCCGGGTTGATCGACGCCGTACGCGTCGTCCGGCGGCTCGCGGGCGTCGACGCGGTGGAGATGCTCGACGGCCGCGGGCTCGAACTGGCCTCGTCGCGGCTGGGTTTCGCGATTCCGACCGGACTGCCGTGGTATCTCCTGGTGGACCTGGCCGGCCACCGCGACCTCACCGGCGAACTCGCCGGCGCGCTGGAGCGGTGCGATCCCGGCGACGAACCCGCCGTCGGGATCGACCCCGCAGGCCGCGCCCGGGTGTGGGCGGCGCGGGAGGCGTTCGCCGAGGTGGTCGGGCTGTTCGGCCCGCCACTGAAATTCGACGCCGCCCTCCCGCTGGACGCTCTCGCCGCGTTCGTCGCCGACGGCGTCGCGCTGGTTGCGAGCCGGGCACCCGACGCGGTCCCGATATTCTTCGGGCACGTCGCCGACGGCAATGTCCACCTCAACGTGCTGCGCTGCCCCGACGAGTCCGTGCTGTACCGGCCGGTTACCGAACTGATCCGCGATCACGGCGGCAACATCGCCTCCGAGCACGGCGTCGGCGCGCACAAGCGCAACTACCTGGACCTCGCGCTCAGCCGCGAGGACATCACGGCGATGTGGTCGATCAAGCGGGCGTTCGACCCCGACGACTACCTCAACCCCGCAGTGATGTTTCCCGACTGGCTGCGTCGCCCTCGCTGA
- a CDS encoding GNAT family N-acetyltransferase: MDSHHLDIIRLAWSRELGLPDDALATRPDADDRAVRVDDDTDTIRFLRLGETSALVGPRWAIERADGHTAEELTESATLLALTQDRSGRCAGPVVLAYGTDYQDPVTGRPPLVSRERDHVRQVEAASPPDDVAEARVGDREQRFTILGDAQQPVGCAGYTEFQGFLADVGVLTVPESRRRGLGAAVAGIATDDALDAGLIAQCRSPRDNPASRALAARAGYGELGMYAEVTISRSTL; encoded by the coding sequence GTGGACTCCCATCACCTCGACATCATCCGACTCGCCTGGTCCCGCGAACTGGGACTGCCCGACGACGCACTCGCCACCCGGCCGGACGCCGACGACCGCGCGGTCCGGGTCGACGACGACACCGACACGATCCGATTCCTGCGCCTCGGCGAGACGTCCGCGCTCGTCGGGCCGCGGTGGGCGATCGAGCGCGCCGACGGGCACACGGCGGAGGAACTCACGGAATCCGCGACGCTGCTCGCGCTCACTCAGGACCGGTCCGGACGGTGCGCCGGACCGGTGGTGCTCGCGTACGGCACCGACTACCAGGATCCGGTGACCGGCCGGCCACCCCTCGTCTCCCGCGAACGCGACCACGTCCGGCAGGTCGAGGCGGCCAGTCCCCCGGACGACGTCGCCGAGGCGAGGGTGGGAGACCGCGAGCAGCGGTTCACGATTCTGGGCGACGCGCAGCAACCGGTCGGGTGCGCCGGTTACACCGAGTTCCAGGGGTTCCTCGCCGATGTCGGGGTGCTCACGGTGCCGGAGTCCCGGCGCCGGGGACTGGGCGCCGCGGTCGCCGGGATCGCCACCGACGACGCGCTCGACGCCGGCCTGATCGCCCAATGCCGTTCACCCCGAGACAATCCGGCTTCGCGTGCGCTCGCCGCCCGCGCCGGGTACGGGGAACTGGGAATGTATGCCGAGGTCACGATCTCGCGCAGTACGCTCTGA
- a CDS encoding MFS transporter, whose translation MDTERTAPPEHRNPWPALWALVIGFFMILVDSTIVAVANPAIMNDLHTDINKVVWVTSAYLLAYAVPLLVTGRLGDRFGPKNIYLIGLVLFTGASLWCGLSGTITMLIVARVFQGLGAALMTPQTMAVITRTFPPDRRGTAMGLWGAVAGVATLVGPLAGGVLVDNLGWQWIFIVNVPVGVIAFVLAWRLVPALETHTHKFDIPGVVLSALGMFFLVFGIQEGSSYDWSATVLASIGAGLVLLGVFVWYQSWNRNEPLLPLALFTDRNFSLANVAITAMGFAITAMVLPLMFYTQAVRGLSPTKSALLLVPMAVLTGVFAPFIGKLVDRTHPRYIAGAGFLLFSIALGWLSMVMSPDVAIWELLLPIALIGLANACIWSPLAATATHNLPPHQAGAGAGVYNTTRQVGAVLGSAAIGALITARLSAQGLNAGSQEAGVGEMPEFVKEPFATAMAQSIWLPAAVLLVGFVASVCFARPLRQKDPGVSEGDAASRETSLRG comes from the coding sequence ATGGACACCGAGCGCACCGCACCACCCGAGCACCGAAATCCCTGGCCCGCGTTGTGGGCCCTCGTCATCGGCTTCTTCATGATCCTCGTCGACAGCACCATCGTGGCGGTGGCCAACCCGGCGATCATGAACGACCTGCACACCGACATCAACAAGGTCGTCTGGGTCACCAGCGCCTACCTGCTGGCGTACGCGGTGCCGCTGCTGGTCACCGGTCGCCTCGGTGACCGCTTCGGCCCCAAGAACATCTACCTGATCGGGCTCGTCCTGTTCACCGGGGCGTCGCTGTGGTGTGGTCTGTCCGGCACCATCACCATGCTCATCGTCGCGCGCGTGTTCCAGGGACTCGGCGCCGCACTGATGACGCCGCAGACGATGGCCGTCATCACCCGGACCTTCCCGCCGGACCGCCGCGGCACGGCGATGGGGTTGTGGGGTGCCGTCGCCGGCGTCGCCACCCTGGTCGGACCGCTCGCGGGCGGTGTCCTTGTCGACAACCTCGGCTGGCAGTGGATCTTCATCGTCAACGTGCCCGTCGGGGTGATCGCGTTCGTGCTGGCCTGGCGGTTGGTTCCCGCGCTCGAGACCCACACGCACAAGTTCGACATCCCCGGGGTGGTCCTCAGCGCGCTCGGCATGTTCTTCCTCGTGTTCGGCATCCAGGAGGGCAGTTCCTACGACTGGTCGGCGACCGTGCTCGCGTCGATCGGCGCCGGCCTCGTGCTTCTCGGTGTCTTCGTCTGGTACCAGTCCTGGAACAGGAACGAGCCACTCCTGCCGCTGGCCCTGTTCACGGACCGCAACTTCTCGCTCGCCAACGTGGCGATCACCGCCATGGGATTCGCGATCACCGCGATGGTCCTGCCGCTGATGTTCTACACCCAGGCGGTGCGCGGCCTGTCGCCCACGAAGTCGGCTCTGCTGCTGGTGCCCATGGCCGTACTCACCGGCGTGTTCGCGCCGTTCATCGGCAAACTCGTCGACCGCACCCACCCGCGGTACATCGCGGGCGCCGGATTCCTGCTGTTCTCGATCGCACTCGGCTGGCTGTCCATGGTCATGTCACCCGACGTGGCGATCTGGGAGCTGCTGTTGCCGATCGCCCTGATCGGACTCGCCAACGCGTGTATCTGGTCGCCGCTCGCCGCCACGGCCACCCACAACCTTCCGCCCCACCAGGCGGGCGCCGGAGCCGGCGTGTACAACACGACTCGTCAGGTCGGTGCGGTGCTCGGCAGCGCCGCGATCGGCGCGCTCATCACCGCCCGCCTGTCCGCGCAGGGCCTGAACGCCGGCAGCCAGGAGGCCGGCGTCGGTGAGATGCCCGAATTCGTGAAGGAACCGTTCGCCACGGCGATGGCGCAGTCGATCTGGCTGCCCGCGGCCGTGCTGCTGGTCGGGTTCGTCGCCTCGGTGTGTTTCGCGCGACCGTTGCGTCAGAAGGATCCCGGAGTCAGCGAGGGCGACGCAGCCAGTCGGGAAACATCACTGCGGGGTTGA
- a CDS encoding class I adenylate-forming enzyme family protein: MSSSLVEYPSSGPFFRDDRVVRGRDGLLRYGGLDPSLTELLDISVHRYAGRVAVEEDGGRSLTFSQLWTSAARVAGGLKSKGVEIGDRVAVRQPMGVRWVEAFLGVLLAGGVPVGVSPALDDARTGQVLADSQSVLTLDGELPEGISFIDDGASPDELVLLSYTPGPSESPKGVELSNENVLSTIESVLHARGFSSEGLRNLLVEPELHTVGSLVDVLSTLVVGGTVLLTASTDAASWRGTGADVLTAAPAVLLRAVESSRVTSFGRRAVRWIDYSGSGLSLDQSQLLRRTFPEARHFLGWGMTETCGAGLALPDECALTHAGSVGVAFGGMEVALLGPDAGRGVGELLCRGPGVSRGYWNRPEVTAKTFTGGWFHTGDTANIDGDGFVRIVDRDTAA; this comes from the coding sequence ATGTCGTCGTCCCTCGTCGAGTACCCGAGTAGTGGGCCGTTCTTCCGCGACGATCGCGTGGTCCGCGGCCGTGACGGCCTGCTCCGGTACGGCGGCCTCGACCCGTCGCTCACCGAACTGCTCGACATCTCCGTGCACCGTTACGCGGGCCGGGTCGCCGTCGAAGAGGACGGTGGCCGGTCGCTCACGTTCTCGCAACTGTGGACGTCCGCGGCCCGGGTGGCGGGCGGGCTGAAGTCGAAAGGCGTCGAGATCGGCGACCGGGTCGCGGTCCGGCAGCCCATGGGGGTCCGCTGGGTGGAGGCGTTCCTCGGGGTGCTGCTCGCCGGCGGCGTGCCGGTCGGGGTGAGCCCGGCCCTCGACGACGCGCGGACCGGTCAGGTACTCGCCGACAGCCAGTCGGTGCTGACCCTCGACGGCGAACTGCCGGAAGGTATTTCGTTCATCGACGACGGCGCGAGCCCCGACGAGCTGGTGCTGCTGTCGTACACGCCCGGCCCGTCGGAGTCCCCGAAGGGGGTGGAGCTGAGCAACGAGAACGTCCTGTCGACCATCGAATCCGTGCTCCACGCGCGCGGGTTCAGCTCCGAGGGACTGCGGAATCTCCTCGTCGAACCCGAACTGCACACCGTCGGATCGCTCGTCGATGTGCTCTCGACGCTGGTGGTGGGCGGAACGGTCCTGTTGACCGCGAGCACCGACGCGGCGTCGTGGCGCGGCACCGGAGCCGACGTGCTCACCGCGGCGCCCGCCGTTCTCCTCCGGGCCGTCGAGAGCTCGCGGGTGACGAGCTTCGGCCGGCGTGCGGTGCGCTGGATCGACTACAGCGGCTCGGGCCTGTCCCTCGATCAGTCGCAACTACTCCGGCGAACGTTCCCCGAGGCCAGGCACTTCCTCGGGTGGGGAATGACCGAGACGTGCGGGGCCGGGCTGGCGTTGCCCGACGAGTGCGCCCTGACGCACGCGGGCAGTGTCGGCGTCGCGTTCGGCGGGATGGAGGTGGCGCTCCTCGGGCCCGACGCAGGCCGGGGGGTCGGCGAATTGCTGTGTCGCGGTCCGGGAGTCAGCCGCGGATACTGGAACCGGCCCGAGGTCACCGCGAAGACGTTCACCGGTGGCTGGTTTCACACCGGCGACACCGCGAATATCGACGGCGACGGCTTCGTCCGTATCGTCGACCGCGACACCGCTGCCTAG
- a CDS encoding PadR family transcriptional regulator, giving the protein MVTVALTPLGVTILGLLCERTMHPYEMYQLAAARRGRVVKIRPGSLYHTVSRLEGEGLVRTTGTDRAGNRPERTMYEVTDAGREALVHRVSDMLATPVLEYPQFPLALAEAHNVDAPTVVALLRERLDHLTREIDELDTATALACSTEIPRIFLLGNEFLVTVARAEHEWLSTLVADIDSGALPWLSPELVERLTHSRRIPSGSAKD; this is encoded by the coding sequence GTGGTGACCGTGGCACTCACGCCCCTCGGCGTCACCATCCTCGGCCTGCTGTGTGAGCGCACGATGCACCCGTACGAGATGTATCAACTCGCCGCCGCCCGCCGTGGACGTGTGGTGAAGATCCGGCCGGGGTCGCTGTACCACACCGTGAGCAGGCTCGAAGGTGAAGGACTGGTGCGCACCACCGGCACCGACCGGGCGGGAAACCGGCCCGAGCGCACCATGTACGAGGTCACCGACGCGGGCCGGGAAGCGCTGGTCCACCGGGTGAGCGACATGCTCGCCACTCCGGTGCTCGAGTACCCGCAGTTCCCGCTCGCACTGGCGGAGGCGCACAACGTCGACGCACCCACGGTGGTGGCATTGCTCCGGGAACGGCTCGATCACCTCACCCGCGAGATCGACGAACTCGACACCGCCACCGCACTCGCCTGCTCCACCGAGATCCCCAGGATCTTCCTCCTCGGCAACGAATTCCTCGTCACCGTCGCCCGCGCGGAGCACGAATGGCTCAGCACCCTGGTGGCCGACATCGACTCCGGCGCCCTGCCGTGGCTCTCGCCGGAACTCGTCGAACGACTGACACACTCACGCCGGATCCCGTCCGGTTCAGCAAAGGATTGA